In Leisingera sp. NJS204, the following are encoded in one genomic region:
- the cimA gene encoding citramalate synthase, with protein sequence MAKERLYLYDTTLRDGQQTQGVQFSTAEKIQISHALDGLGVDYIEGGWPGANPTDSAFFNEAPDTRATMTAFGMTKRAGRSAENDDVLAAVMNAGTPAVCLVGKSHDYHVTQALGITLDENLENIRASIAHIVAQGREALFDAEHFFDGYKDNPGFALNACRAALEAGARWVVLCDTNGGVLPSEVKRIVSEVVAAGIPGEKLGIHTHNDTENAVACSLAAVEAGARQVQGTLNGLGERCGNANLTALIPTLLLKEPYASRFETGVTHEALESLTRISRMLDDILNRVPVRQAAYVGASAFAHKAGLHASAILKDPSTYEHIEPGKVGNARVIPMSNQAGQSNLRKRLTDAGLSVDKGNPALALILERIKTREAEGYSYDTAQASFELLARKELGQLPEFFEVKRYKVTVERRKNKYNRMVSLSEAVVVVKVDGEKRLSVSESLDDTGSDRGPVNALARALSKDLGRYSAQLEDMRLVDFKVRITQGGTEAVTRVIIDSEDSQGHRWSTVGVSPNIIDASFEALLDAIRWKLIHDGGAGQADDV encoded by the coding sequence ATGGCCAAAGAACGCCTCTACCTCTACGACACAACCTTGCGGGACGGGCAGCAGACCCAGGGGGTGCAATTCTCAACCGCAGAAAAAATTCAAATATCCCATGCGCTTGACGGACTTGGTGTTGATTACATCGAAGGCGGCTGGCCGGGGGCGAACCCGACCGACAGTGCGTTTTTCAACGAGGCGCCTGATACACGCGCCACGATGACTGCGTTTGGTATGACCAAGCGGGCAGGACGGTCAGCGGAAAACGACGATGTTCTGGCGGCGGTGATGAATGCCGGAACGCCAGCGGTGTGTCTGGTGGGCAAGAGCCATGACTACCATGTGACCCAGGCGCTGGGGATCACCCTGGACGAGAACTTGGAAAACATCCGTGCCTCGATCGCCCATATCGTAGCGCAGGGGCGCGAGGCGTTGTTTGATGCCGAACACTTCTTTGATGGATATAAGGATAACCCCGGCTTTGCGCTAAATGCTTGCCGGGCTGCACTGGAGGCCGGGGCGCGCTGGGTAGTGCTGTGCGACACCAATGGCGGCGTCCTGCCATCCGAAGTGAAGCGGATAGTCTCAGAAGTTGTTGCCGCCGGAATTCCAGGTGAGAAACTTGGCATACATACCCATAATGACACGGAAAACGCCGTCGCTTGCTCGCTTGCGGCTGTGGAAGCAGGAGCGAGGCAGGTGCAAGGCACACTGAACGGCTTGGGTGAACGCTGCGGCAACGCCAACCTGACTGCGCTGATCCCGACACTGCTGTTGAAGGAACCCTATGCCAGCCGGTTTGAGACAGGCGTCACCCATGAAGCTCTGGAAAGCCTGACCCGGATCAGCCGGATGCTGGACGATATCCTGAACCGGGTTCCGGTGCGGCAGGCGGCTTATGTGGGGGCCTCGGCCTTTGCCCATAAGGCGGGTCTGCACGCCAGCGCGATCCTCAAGGATCCTTCGACCTATGAACACATAGAGCCGGGCAAGGTTGGCAACGCGCGGGTTATACCGATGTCGAACCAGGCCGGTCAGTCGAACCTGCGCAAGCGTTTGACTGATGCGGGTCTGAGTGTGGACAAAGGCAATCCGGCACTGGCGCTGATCCTGGAACGGATCAAGACGCGTGAGGCAGAGGGGTATTCCTATGACACCGCGCAGGCGTCGTTTGAGCTGCTGGCGCGCAAGGAGCTGGGGCAGCTGCCGGAATTCTTTGAAGTCAAACGCTATAAGGTCACCGTTGAGCGGCGCAAGAACAAATACAACCGGATGGTCAGCCTGTCAGAGGCGGTTGTGGTGGTGAAGGTCGATGGCGAAAAGCGGCTGTCTGTCAGTGAATCCCTTGATGATACCGGCAGCGATCGTGGTCCGGTCAACGCTCTGGCGCGGGCGCTGAGCAAGGACCTGGGGCGCTATTCTGCACAGCTGGAAGATATGCGGCTGGTCGATTTCAAGGTGCGGATCACCCAAGGCGGCACCGAGGCTGTGACGCGGGTTATCATCGACAGCGAAGACAGCCAGGGCCATCGCTGGTCGACGGTTGGCGTCAGCCCGAACATCATCGATGCGTCGTTTGAGGCGCTGCTGGACGCGATCCGCTGGAAGCTGATCCATGACGGCGGGGCCGGGCAGGCGGATGACGTTTGA
- a CDS encoding squalene/phytoene synthase family protein, with the protein MTFDADLTACAELVQQSDPDRFLATMAAPVQARPLLFALYAFNIELARAPWASQESMIAEMRVQWWRDAGAEIAEGGSVRRHYAATPLGRLLKPELAACIDGMAGARRWDIYKDPFADEAEFDSYIDRTSGSLMWMAAASLGQADEAVVRGFAYGAGIANWLRAIPELEAQKRIPLLDGTLEGVQALARKGLQQLTKARADRSAVSKQAGRALLAGWQAEAILKQAEKQPERVAQGALGQSEFRRRTGLMRRAVLGRW; encoded by the coding sequence ATGACGTTTGATGCTGATCTGACGGCCTGCGCCGAGCTGGTCCAGCAAAGCGACCCGGACCGGTTTTTGGCCACGATGGCTGCGCCGGTTCAGGCGCGGCCGTTGCTGTTTGCGCTCTATGCTTTCAATATCGAACTGGCGCGGGCACCCTGGGCCAGCCAGGAGAGTATGATTGCCGAAATGCGGGTGCAATGGTGGCGCGATGCAGGCGCCGAGATTGCCGAGGGGGGTTCTGTCCGCCGCCACTATGCGGCCACGCCATTGGGGCGGCTGCTGAAGCCGGAACTGGCTGCCTGCATCGACGGCATGGCCGGGGCGCGGCGTTGGGATATATACAAGGATCCCTTTGCTGATGAAGCTGAATTTGATAGCTACATTGATCGCACCAGCGGTTCGCTGATGTGGATGGCGGCAGCGTCACTAGGTCAGGCGGATGAAGCCGTTGTACGGGGTTTTGCCTATGGCGCGGGCATTGCCAATTGGTTGCGCGCCATTCCGGAGCTGGAAGCGCAGAAGCGGATTCCGTTGCTGGATGGGACCTTGGAAGGCGTGCAGGCTTTGGCGCGCAAAGGGTTGCAGCAGCTGACTAAAGCCCGCGCGGATCGCAGCGCGGTTTCGAAACAGGCAGGCAGGGCGTTGTTGGCGGGATGGCAGGCCGAGGCCATTCTGAAACAGGCGGAGAAACAGCCGGAGCGGGTGGCGCAGGGTGCATTAGGGCAAAGCGAATTCCGGCGAAGAACAGGCCTGATGCGGCGGGCTGTCCTTGGCCGCTGGTAG
- a CDS encoding MFS transporter: MTISMTTPSDTVAKKNVAILVLAQAILGAQMPMIFIVGGLAGQSLASNPCFATLPISLIVGGSMLAATPISAIMQRWGRRAGFFTGAAFGSVGGLVGAYGLYLGSFPIFLLGSLLTGVYMSAHGFYRFAAADTASEAFRPKAISYVMAGGLAAAIIGPQIVKFTSQAFVIPFLGTYLAVIAVNVFGAALFLFLDIPKPPAPSEDSPKGRSRLELLKTPVIAVAVICAMVSYALMNLVMTSTPLAVVGCGFTEGNAADVVTSHVLAMYVPSFFTGHLIARFGVEKIVAAGLVILAGAGAVALQGVEIENFFIALVLLGVGWNFGFIGATTMLAGAHESYERGRMQGLNDLLVFGGVTMASLASGGLMNCSGGNPADGWSAVNMAMAPFLVLAGGALVWLVMRPKEA, translated from the coding sequence ATGACCATAAGCATGACCACCCCCAGCGACACAGTCGCCAAGAAAAACGTCGCCATCCTGGTGCTGGCCCAGGCGATCCTCGGCGCCCAAATGCCGATGATTTTCATTGTTGGCGGCCTGGCCGGCCAGTCGCTGGCCTCGAACCCCTGTTTTGCAACGCTGCCGATTTCGCTGATTGTCGGCGGCTCGATGCTGGCCGCCACGCCCATCTCGGCCATTATGCAGCGCTGGGGCCGGCGGGCCGGGTTCTTTACCGGCGCGGCCTTTGGATCTGTTGGCGGGCTGGTCGGCGCTTACGGGTTGTACCTTGGCTCCTTTCCCATCTTCCTGCTCGGCAGCCTGCTGACCGGCGTTTATATGAGCGCGCACGGTTTCTACCGTTTTGCTGCCGCCGATACGGCGTCCGAAGCGTTCCGCCCCAAGGCGATTTCCTATGTTATGGCCGGCGGCCTTGCTGCTGCTATCATCGGACCTCAGATTGTCAAGTTTACCAGCCAAGCCTTTGTTATTCCTTTTCTCGGTACCTATCTGGCGGTGATCGCAGTCAACGTCTTCGGGGCTGCACTGTTCTTGTTTCTGGACATTCCAAAGCCGCCCGCACCTAGCGAGGACAGCCCCAAGGGCCGCAGCCGTCTGGAATTGCTGAAGACCCCGGTGATTGCGGTTGCCGTGATCTGCGCCATGGTCTCCTACGCCTTGATGAACCTGGTGATGACCTCCACACCTCTGGCGGTGGTCGGCTGCGGTTTTACCGAAGGCAATGCTGCCGACGTGGTCACCTCTCACGTTCTGGCGATGTATGTGCCGTCCTTCTTTACCGGCCACCTGATCGCCCGCTTCGGTGTGGAAAAGATTGTGGCCGCAGGCCTGGTTATCCTTGCCGGTGCCGGTGCTGTTGCCTTGCAAGGCGTTGAAATCGAGAACTTCTTCATCGCGCTGGTGCTTTTGGGCGTGGGCTGGAACTTCGGCTTTATCGGCGCCACAACCATGCTGGCCGGCGCACATGAAAGCTATGAGCGCGGCCGGATGCAGGGGCTGAACGACCTTCTGGTCTTTGGCGGGGTCACCATGGCGTCGCTGGCTTCAGGCGGGCTGATGAACTGCTCGGGCGGCAACCCTGCAGACGGCTGGAGCGCCGTGAACATGGCGATGGCTCCCTTCCTGGTGCTGGCAGGCGGCGCGCTGGTGTGGCTGGTGATGCGCCCCAAAGAGGCCTGA
- a CDS encoding DNA-3-methyladenine glycosylase family protein, translated as MSEGAEWLAAQDSRFADALKLTGPLPLRRKPDGFAELLSAIVSQQVSVASAKAIWARMKAARLTGPRKILWATDEDLRAAGLSRQKIRYARALAEARIDFKALRDVPDAEVITRLVEVPGIGVWTAEIYAMFSLGRADVFAPGDLALQEAARVLFDLPARPKDRELRQMAEDWSPWRSVAARILWAYYRVAKDREGIR; from the coding sequence GTGAGTGAGGGCGCCGAATGGCTGGCCGCGCAGGACAGCCGGTTTGCCGATGCTTTGAAATTGACCGGCCCATTGCCGCTGCGCCGCAAGCCGGACGGGTTTGCCGAGCTGTTGAGCGCAATTGTCAGCCAGCAGGTGAGTGTGGCCTCCGCCAAGGCGATCTGGGCCCGGATGAAGGCCGCCAGGCTCACCGGGCCGCGTAAGATACTGTGGGCCACGGATGAGGATCTGCGCGCAGCAGGCCTCAGCCGCCAGAAGATCCGCTATGCCCGTGCACTGGCTGAGGCACGCATTGATTTCAAAGCCTTGCGGGACGTTCCGGATGCGGAAGTGATTACACGTCTGGTCGAGGTCCCGGGGATCGGTGTTTGGACGGCTGAGATTTATGCAATGTTTTCGCTGGGCCGGGCCGATGTCTTTGCCCCTGGCGATTTGGCCCTTCAGGAGGCGGCACGGGTGCTGTTTGATCTGCCGGCCCGCCCCAAGGACCGGGAACTGCGGCAAATGGCCGAAGACTGGTCGCCCTGGCGATCGGTTGCGGCGCGCATTCTCTGGGCCTATTACCGGGTGGCGAAGGACAGGGAAGGGATCCGATGA
- a CDS encoding alpha/beta hydrolase, protein MTRVLNAGRKEPLSGDIRSIVVFLHGYGANGADLLGLADPLAEHLPDTLFVAPDAPEACAGAPMGYQWFPIPWIDGSSEEESMRGMQAAEEDLNAFLNALMVDEDVLPEQVVLFGFSQGTMMSLQIAPRREDAVAGIVAFSGRLLAPELLKDEAVSKMPILLVHGDQDDVVPVQSLPEAAEALQEAGFQDVFAHIQKGTGHGIAPDGLSVALAFMRDKLGL, encoded by the coding sequence ATGACTCGTGTACTGAATGCCGGCCGCAAAGAGCCGCTCTCCGGCGATATCCGCTCGATTGTGGTGTTCCTGCATGGTTATGGCGCCAATGGCGCCGACCTGCTGGGGCTTGCGGACCCTTTGGCTGAACATTTGCCGGATACGCTGTTTGTCGCGCCTGACGCGCCTGAAGCCTGTGCCGGCGCTCCGATGGGCTATCAGTGGTTTCCGATTCCCTGGATCGACGGCTCTTCGGAAGAGGAAAGCATGCGCGGCATGCAGGCGGCCGAAGAAGATTTGAATGCCTTCCTGAATGCGCTGATGGTGGACGAGGACGTGCTGCCGGAACAGGTGGTGCTGTTCGGGTTCAGCCAGGGCACAATGATGAGCCTGCAGATTGCTCCACGGCGAGAAGACGCGGTGGCCGGTATTGTAGCCTTTTCCGGCCGTCTGCTGGCGCCTGAACTGCTCAAGGACGAAGCCGTGTCCAAGATGCCGATCCTGCTGGTGCACGGAGATCAGGACGATGTGGTGCCGGTGCAATCCTTGCCGGAAGCGGCGGAAGCTTTGCAGGAGGCCGGTTTTCAGGATGTCTTTGCCCATATTCAAAAGGGCACGGGCCATGGCATCGCACCGGATGGCTTGAGCGTAGCCTTGGCCTTTATGCGCGATAAGCTGGGGTTGTAA
- a CDS encoding VOC family protein, giving the protein MPPQAPAPKAILETALYADDLDAAEEFYGRILGLERIQRVGDRHVFFRCGTSVLLIFNAQETIKPPGNPRLPVPPHGSSGPGHICFAQPRADLLLMRGRLVASGIEIEAEFDWPSGAHSLYFRDPAGNSIEIAEPQLWAY; this is encoded by the coding sequence ATGCCACCGCAAGCCCCTGCCCCCAAAGCCATTCTGGAAACTGCGCTATATGCCGATGATCTGGACGCGGCAGAAGAATTCTACGGCCGGATCCTGGGACTTGAGCGGATTCAACGGGTCGGTGACAGGCACGTCTTCTTTCGCTGCGGAACTTCGGTATTGCTGATTTTCAATGCTCAGGAAACCATAAAGCCGCCCGGCAATCCGCGTTTACCAGTGCCGCCGCATGGCAGCAGCGGCCCGGGGCACATATGTTTTGCCCAGCCGCGGGCAGACCTGCTTTTGATGCGCGGCCGTCTGGTGGCATCAGGGATTGAAATTGAGGCTGAGTTCGACTGGCCCAGCGGAGCGCACTCCCTCTACTTCCGCGACCCGGCAGGAAACTCGATTGAAATCGCCGAACCGCAGCTTTGGGCTTATTGA
- a CDS encoding pseudouridine synthase, which produces MTRLIRFNKPYDVLPQFTDRGSQGSPRATLSDFIDCPSVYAAGRLDRDSEGLMLLTDNGRLQSWITDPKHKMTKTYWVQVEGKPDAEALKLLAEGIELKDGKTLPAKARLMDEPPGLWARTPPVRMRKTVADSWLELTIREGRNRQVRRMTAAAGYPTLRLIRYSIGAWTLEGLAQGAWDDLEAPKVPGPPKPSQKPPRRPKASANRNPASDRPRRR; this is translated from the coding sequence ATGACCCGCCTGATCCGCTTCAACAAACCTTATGATGTGCTGCCCCAGTTCACTGATCGCGGCAGTCAGGGCAGCCCCCGTGCCACGCTGAGCGATTTCATTGACTGCCCCAGTGTTTATGCTGCCGGCCGTCTTGACCGCGACAGCGAAGGGCTGATGCTGCTGACAGACAACGGCCGGCTGCAGTCCTGGATCACCGACCCGAAACATAAAATGACCAAGACCTATTGGGTCCAGGTCGAGGGCAAACCTGACGCTGAGGCGCTCAAGTTACTTGCAGAAGGCATTGAATTGAAAGACGGAAAGACTCTGCCAGCCAAAGCCCGGCTAATGGATGAGCCGCCGGGCCTTTGGGCCCGCACGCCGCCTGTCCGGATGCGCAAGACCGTCGCCGACAGCTGGCTGGAACTGACAATCCGCGAGGGCCGCAACCGGCAGGTAAGGCGGATGACAGCCGCGGCCGGATACCCGACGCTGCGCCTGATCCGCTATAGCATCGGCGCTTGGACACTCGAGGGGCTGGCTCAGGGAGCGTGGGACGATCTTGAAGCCCCAAAGGTGCCAGGGCCGCCCAAACCTTCGCAAAAACCGCCCCGCAGGCCCAAGGCATCTGCGAACCGGAACCCGGCAAGTGACAGGCCGCGGCGGCGCTGA
- a CDS encoding HNH endonuclease — translation MDGDFRAEFVRSPGALKQHPALVLNADYRPLSYYPLSLWSWQDAVKAAWLDRVAIVAEYDEVVHSPSTEIRIPSVVVLKDYVKPQKRVAFTRFNLFLRDEFHCQYCGSKGDLTFDHVVPRAAGGVTSWENVVAACSPCNLKKGSKSLHRAGMSLRKPPRRPGAEELRNTGRKFPPNHLHDSWMDFLYWDTELDA, via the coding sequence ATGGATGGCGATTTCAGAGCAGAGTTTGTCAGATCTCCAGGGGCGCTGAAGCAGCACCCGGCGCTGGTGCTGAATGCAGACTACCGGCCATTATCCTATTACCCGTTGTCCTTGTGGTCCTGGCAGGACGCGGTCAAGGCGGCCTGGCTCGACCGCGTGGCGATTGTGGCTGAGTATGACGAGGTGGTGCACAGTCCCAGCACCGAGATCCGAATACCCTCTGTGGTGGTTCTGAAAGATTATGTGAAACCTCAAAAGCGCGTGGCATTCACGCGCTTTAATTTATTTTTGAGGGATGAATTCCACTGCCAGTACTGTGGCAGCAAGGGCGACCTGACCTTTGACCATGTGGTGCCGCGTGCGGCCGGCGGGGTGACCAGCTGGGAAAACGTGGTGGCGGCCTGCAGCCCCTGCAACCTGAAGAAGGGTTCGAAATCGCTGCATCGGGCTGGCATGTCCTTGCGCAAACCGCCGCGCCGTCCAGGCGCAGAGGAACTGCGCAATACGGGACGCAAGTTCCCGCCGAACCATCTTCACGATAGCTGGATGGATTTCCTTTACTGGGATACTGAATTGGACGCCTGA
- a CDS encoding ornithine cyclodeaminase, translated as MTQPSEKALVPFVSVDNMMRLVHHIGVEQILSDLAGYVEDDFKRWELFDKTPRVASHSDVGVIELMPTSDGEAYGFKYVNGHPKNTSEGLQTVTAFGLLADVYTGYPVLLTEMTMLTALRTAATSAMAAKYLAPKGSTTMAMIGNGAQSEFQTLAMKAIIGLKSVRLYDKDTAATAKCARNLEGLGIEVVSCKTPEEAIEGAQILTTCTADKQNATILTDNMVGSGVHINAIGGDCPGKTELAAGILSRSDVFVEYPPQTRIEGEIQQMPEDFAVTELWEVISGQKQGRTGDRQITLFDSVGFAIEDFSALRYIRDRIKGTDYFIDLDMLADPDDPRDLFGMLQRAKG; from the coding sequence ATGACACAGCCTTCGGAAAAAGCATTGGTGCCTTTTGTCAGCGTCGACAATATGATGCGCCTCGTTCATCACATCGGCGTCGAGCAGATTCTGAGCGATCTGGCAGGTTATGTCGAAGACGATTTCAAACGCTGGGAGCTGTTCGACAAAACTCCGCGTGTTGCCAGCCATTCGGATGTCGGCGTGATTGAGCTGATGCCAACTTCGGACGGCGAGGCCTATGGGTTCAAATATGTGAACGGCCACCCCAAGAACACCTCCGAAGGCCTGCAGACTGTCACCGCCTTTGGGCTGCTGGCAGATGTCTACACCGGCTATCCGGTGCTGCTGACCGAGATGACCATGCTGACCGCCTTGCGCACTGCGGCGACCTCAGCAATGGCCGCCAAGTATCTGGCACCAAAAGGGTCAACCACGATGGCGATGATCGGAAACGGCGCCCAGTCGGAGTTCCAGACCCTGGCGATGAAAGCGATAATCGGCCTGAAATCCGTGCGTCTTTATGACAAAGACACCGCGGCAACCGCAAAATGCGCCCGGAATTTGGAAGGTCTGGGGATTGAGGTTGTATCCTGCAAAACGCCGGAAGAGGCAATTGAAGGGGCCCAGATCCTTACCACCTGCACCGCGGACAAGCAAAACGCCACCATCCTGACCGACAACATGGTCGGCAGCGGCGTGCATATCAACGCGATTGGCGGCGACTGTCCGGGCAAGACGGAATTGGCAGCCGGTATCCTCAGCCGCTCTGACGTCTTTGTCGAATACCCGCCGCAAACCCGGATCGAAGGCGAAATTCAGCAAATGCCGGAAGACTTTGCTGTGACCGAGCTGTGGGAGGTGATTTCGGGCCAGAAACAGGGCCGCACCGGCGACCGGCAGATCACGTTGTTCGACAGCGTCGGCTTTGCGATCGAGGATTTTTCGGCTCTGCGTTACATTCGCGACCGCATCAAAGGCACGGACTATTTCATCGACCTGGACATGCTCGCAGATCCGGACGATCCGCGCGATTTGTTTGGTATGCTCCAACGCGCCAAAGGCTGA
- the ctlX gene encoding citrulline utilization hydrolase CtlX, whose amino-acid sequence MTSLQAPSAVVMIRPHHFRSNPETQGDNAFQTLANTSAETASAQALAEFDGAVETLRGAGVTVHVFDDTTINTPDSVFPNNWFSTHAGGHVAVYPMFAENRRKERRWDVIEVLKRNYRVQDVIDYSGLEQDGLSLEGTGAMVLDHIGRIAYTVKSNRADPILLERFCTHFNFEPMVFEAKDKAGRDVYHTNVLMGIGTEYALICLDMIVDPVRRSEVAARLEETGRRVIDLTQEQIANFAGNALELTGKKRILALSAKALDALRPDQIAEIERSAEPLPLTIPTIETAGGSVRCMLAGIHLSPRERTSA is encoded by the coding sequence GTGACCAGCCTGCAAGCTCCCTCTGCAGTGGTCATGATACGGCCGCATCATTTCCGTTCAAACCCGGAAACACAGGGCGACAACGCCTTCCAAACGCTGGCAAACACTTCGGCTGAAACGGCATCTGCCCAGGCACTGGCAGAGTTCGACGGCGCCGTGGAAACTCTGCGCGGCGCTGGTGTTACCGTGCATGTCTTCGACGACACCACCATCAACACACCGGACAGCGTTTTCCCGAACAACTGGTTTTCCACCCATGCCGGCGGCCATGTTGCGGTTTACCCGATGTTCGCTGAAAACCGGCGCAAGGAACGGCGCTGGGACGTGATCGAAGTGCTGAAACGGAACTACCGGGTTCAGGATGTGATCGATTACTCCGGTCTGGAACAGGACGGGCTGTCGTTGGAAGGCACCGGAGCCATGGTGCTCGATCACATCGGCCGCATTGCCTACACGGTGAAATCCAATCGCGCCGACCCGATCCTTCTGGAACGGTTTTGCACCCATTTCAACTTTGAACCCATGGTGTTCGAAGCCAAAGATAAAGCAGGCCGCGACGTTTATCACACCAATGTATTGATGGGGATCGGCACCGAATACGCGTTGATTTGCCTCGATATGATTGTTGATCCAGTGCGCCGTTCCGAAGTTGCCGCGCGGCTGGAGGAAACCGGCCGCCGCGTGATTGATCTCACTCAGGAGCAGATTGCCAATTTCGCCGGAAACGCGCTGGAACTTACTGGCAAGAAACGCATTCTTGCACTTTCGGCCAAGGCGCTGGACGCATTGCGTCCGGACCAGATCGCAGAAATCGAAAGGAGCGCAGAGCCGCTCCCCCTGACCATTCCGACCATCGAAACCGCAGGCGGGTCGGTGCGCTGCATGCTGGCAGGCATCCACCTCAGCCCCCGTGAAAGGACTTCCGCATGA
- the rocF gene encoding arginase: MTSQHCILIGAPVDSGKRRAGCLMGPDAYRTAGLAPALENLGHTVEDLGNLSPESHAPDGNDGLVFARNETIGWTARLAQAAEDALECGVPIFLGGDHSLSLGSVAGAANYAAKAGRPLFVLWLDAHTDFHTPETSDSGNLHGTPVGYFTGRNGFEGFPDVANPVPQENVCMIGLRSVDTQERLALEGSSIRTHDMRHIDENGIAGPLNRFLEHVAQANGMLHVSLDVDFLDPSVAPAVGTTVPGGATVREAHLVCEILHDSGLMTSLDLVELNPFLDERGRTAHLMVDLCASALGRRVFDRPTRSYQ; this comes from the coding sequence GTGACTTCGCAACATTGCATCCTTATTGGCGCGCCGGTGGACAGTGGAAAACGCCGGGCCGGCTGCCTGATGGGCCCTGACGCCTACCGGACTGCCGGGCTTGCCCCCGCACTGGAGAATCTTGGACATACGGTTGAGGACTTGGGAAACCTAAGCCCGGAATCCCATGCACCGGATGGCAATGACGGGCTGGTCTTTGCCCGGAATGAAACCATCGGCTGGACTGCGCGCCTTGCCCAGGCGGCTGAAGACGCCCTTGAGTGCGGTGTTCCCATATTCCTTGGCGGGGATCATTCTCTCTCGCTCGGCTCTGTCGCAGGGGCTGCAAATTATGCTGCCAAGGCCGGCCGGCCGCTGTTTGTTCTGTGGCTGGACGCGCATACAGATTTCCACACACCGGAAACATCGGACAGCGGCAACCTGCATGGAACACCTGTTGGTTATTTCACTGGACGCAATGGGTTCGAGGGTTTTCCCGATGTCGCCAACCCGGTGCCGCAGGAGAATGTCTGCATGATCGGCCTGCGGTCTGTCGACACCCAGGAACGGCTTGCCCTGGAAGGCAGCTCCATCCGCACCCATGACATGCGCCACATTGATGAAAACGGCATTGCAGGCCCGCTGAACCGGTTCCTGGAGCACGTCGCCCAGGCCAATGGCATGCTACATGTCTCGCTGGACGTGGATTTTCTGGACCCTTCCGTAGCGCCTGCCGTCGGTACCACCGTTCCCGGCGGCGCAACCGTGCGCGAGGCGCATCTGGTCTGCGAAATCCTGCATGATTCCGGGTTGATGACCTCGCTGGACCTGGTTGAGCTGAACCCCTTCCTGGACGAACGCGGCCGCACAGCGCATTTGATGGTGGATCTCTGCGCTTCGGCCCTGGGCCGCCGCGTCTTTGACCGCCCGACACGGAGCTATCAGTGA